The region CCGGCATGTGTGGGCCAGACTGGGCTCATTCTAACAGCTTGATCAACGGAAACCTGCCAAGCCAGGAAGTTATCGGCAATATCCTGTTCTGGCCAGGATTTAGCcgcaatcttcttctcgcgGTCAAGACGCTGGAGAACGTAATATCAAGCTTCAAGACCCGTGTCAAGGATGTCGAACGTAACTTGACAAAGCAATATCAAACCCTTGAGCACGCGTTTAGTTTGCGGATCAAGAAGCTAGACCGGTTGGAGGAAACTACAATGAACATGCGCGCCCAGTTACAGACTCGAAACCAGACGGGGCTCTCGCCAGAGTTATCCAAACTTCGCGGTGAAAACCGACTGCTGAAGGCCGAACTCAACTTACTTCAAAACCACCCGCGCAGCCGCAGCACGACAGCTGGCGTGGCAGGCTCGCCGCAGTCATCCACTATTGACCTGGCAGAACGCGGCTCGCTAGTACGCGCCAACACAGCAGCCGAATCGCCTGCAAGATCCAGTATTCCCCAACCGGCCCAAATGACAAATCTTGCAGAACCCACCGGTGCTGTCACTCGCCCACGGCAATTCAAACCATCAGATAACCACGGCAATCAAGAAGTATGGATAAAGCGTCTGCACGAGCTGGAACGGAGGCTCAAAGCCGAACGGGAAGCGCGCCTTTTGGACCGCAATGGCGCACGGAGACGCCTGGAGGAGCGCGACGCCGAGAATAAACGGCTCCGTGCGCAGTTGGACCGACAGCGTCTCCGCCAAGGAGTCTCAACAGAGACTTCTaccgatgatggcggccaTGGACCTCCTTCTGAACCTACTACCGGGGACGAGGGGTACAGGGAGCGGGAGGAAGAACATAGCTCGAGTGAGGGGGAAGGCATCACAGTTGATATCGAAGTTTgatcctctttcttgctacATATTCGTTGGCTATTGTTAATGCATCTTTAGCGGGTTGGGTGTTGAGCTGGGGTTTGTGATATTCTTTCGTACGATGATTGTTTGGCTGACTGACCTCTATACCCCTGCGTTTTGTTTTCAATCATTACTGGTATTGGCTGCGACAGTACATATACCTACCTTGGTCTGATCAATTACTATCCGTAACGAGAGTCCCGACAACCATAATTGTTACCAACGTAGACCTAAAATTGCAAGTCGCATACAATACTCTACCCATACTTCTTGCAATGGCCCGGCTTCCTAGTTGTTTCAGGAGCACCATCTATGATCAACCCTCACCGCCAGACTTTGCCTGACTATGCACTGCGGCCGCACTTCTCACCTGCTTCGCCCACCTCAACCCACAGCTATTACATAGGTCCCGATTCCCACTCGGACCCCTCCGCCACTCAGGTGTCGTCCGTGTCCCACACATAGCACAGCTCTTCTCCATAGCAGCAGCGCTTTGTTTCCTCTTCCGCTTTCGTCTCCGGGCAAGAAGACGCTGCGCTTCATCGGTCAAATGCCTATTCTGCTTTTCGAGCTCGCGCAGCTCAAAGTGCCAGTTTGAGCCGCGAGTTGGGTTGAGTTCTTCGAAGAGGTGCATGCCGAGTTCAGTGGGCGGCTCGGCGGAGTTGGGTGAGGCTGATGACGGCACGGCTAGGGTTGCGGAGGAAGTGGGGGGTTGCGGGAAGTTCGGGTGCGGTTTTTGATGGGATTCGGCTGTCTGTTGCTGATTCTGGGGTGTCTTGTAGTCTCCAGGGCCGGTGTCACTTGAGGtctgactctgactctgGCTATTGCTTTGGTCTTCAGTGGTTGATGCTTGTAGTTGGAGTTCCCTTGGAAAGCGGAGGTGtgcgatcaagaaggcggGCTTGGAAGCGCCATATACTATGTCTCCCGGATATAGAGTGATCTGGGCAGAAATGATATGGCCCTTCCGGTGGCGGATTCTGTGGGTGAAAGTAGCTTGTTGATTATGACGGGATGTTTCAAGCGCTTGCTGGACAGCCGGTTCCGAGTGGAAGTTGTCGGTCACAAGAAAGTCTTGTAAACGCTTCCCTATGAGGTCGTCGGACGGTTGGCCGAGGACTGCGCGAGATTTTGAGGacatgaagaggatgatCCCTGACAAGGATAACTTCGCCCAGATGTCGTTCTCGGCCAGCCCGCCGCTCTCAACGTTGGCAAGCTGGATAGGTGAGTACATAGGGATAAGTCTGCCGACGAGGACCATGAATTGCCGGCCTCGTTGGGTGATGTGCCATCCTCCATGGTTTTCGAACCAGGTATAACCGCTTTCCTTTCTCCGAATACGATATAGTATGCTAATAGGGTCGCCAGTGGTGCAAGTCCGCATGTCGCGAGTCACGGGGCCAATGTCGCTTGGATGACATATTGCTGATAACGTCTTTCCGCACAAATCGTTCGGCTTGTACTCCAACACTGTTTGGCAAGACGGCGACAAATAGAGAAATTCACCCTCAAATGACAATACAAAAATCAGGTCATCTGTGTTCTCGACTAGCATATGGTGGAAAAGGTTTACTGCCACTGACTGGCCTTTGACAAAGTCGTTCAGAATGACTGAGACAAATAGAGAAATTCACCCTCAAATGACAATACAAAAATCAGGTCATCTGTGTTCTCGACTAGCATATGGTGGAAAAGGTTTACTGCCACTGACTGGCCTTTGACAAAGTCGTTCAGAATGACTGACACTTGTCTCGGACTAAGCATGGCGGTAGGAACATGGCCATCCCGATACATATCCGCAGCAGGGACGACATAAGCAGGTAGTTGGCTCCGGTGGTAATCTATCATGTAAGTCCCATCTAGCAATTTAGTCAGTTTAGCTCAAGCCGAGATACGAGAGTTAAAATATACCCGAATTTCTTCGTGTGACAGCCTCCGGCCGTTCGACTAGGTCGACTTGAAAACCCACGTAGTAATCTTTAGCGTTCCAGCGCACCGGGATCATCGTCACCAGGTTCAAGAATGGCTGCCCTCCTTTTCGGTAATTGATGATGCTTACTTGAATTTCAGAACGTCGATCGACCGCACTGCGTAAACGGCTGACTGTATGAGAGTCGACAAATTTCCGGGGCTCCCCTTTTTCCACCTTGGCGTCAGGACTCTGAAGGAAGCGACAATTGCGCCCAACAATTTCCTTCTCATTGTACCCTGTTAGCCGCTCAAAGGCATGGGATACGTAAACAATAGGACTGTCCTCCATTGTGAGGTCACAGAGTACAAAGGCACATGAGAGATCAACCGGGCCAAGGTCAATCCTAGGATTATCTCTCGATACCACCTCGGCCTATGTATTACATTAGATAGAGGAAAAGTAACGGAAAAGAAGAACCATGAAGCCATGACCTACCAAGATGCCCATCATATCATATCCACTTCGTGAATAAACATTGGGATACGGGGTGCTGCTCCTAGAAGCTTCTGACCTGGCACCTAGTTCCCTCGTGTCAATTAGGCAAGTGGACTGGTACCAGAAGATACTTACCCTTTCCTGCCAAAGATTTTGGCTGGATGGGCCGATGGGAGGTCGCTGATACCGATGCTTGAGGAAAAGGGTTGATATCTTGAAGCTGTCCAGGAGGTATTTTCTGGGCCGCTGAAGGCTCAGCGGCGCGAGAGGGCTGTGCTGGGTGAGAAAGCAAAGTCTGAGTTGAAGAGACCATGCCGCCTGATGTATGGGGCTGGGTCCAGTAATGGCGTTGCGCGCTGGAATATGTCGAGGCATTGTCAGACCCGGGAGCGTGTGAATGCAGGGAAGCGAACTGATTGAGGTCGTAGTTCAAAGCTGTTGTAGACGAAGGGTAGGTAGAGACATCGTATGCAAAAGCACTTTCCGAACCTAAGCTCACTGACACTGAATTACCCTCATTGGCAGTATCATAAGCAAGCATAGAATTATGCATTGTGTAAGCATAATCGCCCACCGGGACGGAAGATGTATACGTGGCCATGTGTGCAATATGACTCTCTTCGTTGCTCTCGATATAGTCTGGAGATCGAATTGCAGGAAGCTGCCTGTCGTCGAACCCCCCAAAGTCGTTGATATCTCGATTGGCCATGATGAAAAGCCCGATCGATCGATCGGATCGGGGCGCTCGAGCCAATCAATGAGATATGCGGGGAGCTCGGAGCTTGTCCGCAAAGCATCCACGATTTCACACAAAGCAGGATGAAAACTAACGGCGCAACGGGTTTGAGGTGAACGCCATAAAGGAGGGATATCAGGAATTGACGAGAGGCGGATATTTCACGCTAAACTGGGATGGAATCATAGGACCTACTACGCAGGAATAGACGAGCAAAGTTCACTGGCCCACTGGGAGGAAATTGACAAGGTATTTTTAacctgagctgctgaagagaCCGACACCACGAGCAACGTAGGAGATTCAACTGGGAGCTCGCGCAGGGAATTCGTCCATGCCGCCTTGTTCTGTACTGGAGTGATTGGAAGCGATCAAGGCCGCCTCCATGACGGGACGATTGATCTGCCAATAAGAACAAACTTGGGCAATTGATGTATCGAGAAAGCAAGGAGAACTGTTCTAAGTATTTGATTGATCATCAATCGAACTCGAAATGTCAATGAAGAAAGAAACCGCTTAGGgattggctgcagctgcatcagACCGGAGGCAAGAGAGAAGCGGCGAAGTGATCGATGATGGCCGGGGTAGAATATCACGTGCTCGCGATGTCTTCTGGTCTGAACTGTCAactgaagctggagaaggtaCAAAGTCCAGACCTGACGCTTGCCAATCGACTTGATCATCAAATCAAGCTGCTTGATCTGATATGGATTCCTGGTTATTTCTCTATAAGATGTggcaatgaagaagcccTGCTGTCAACAAGCTCTTCAACCCCCGTGACATGTTCAGCAACCTCATCCCAGCCTTTTTGGATCATATATTCTGCATACAACTGATATTATTTGTGTGTTTTCTTCGTTGCCCACGCGACAATGCTGAGCGCAGTCTTGATTCTTGGATCTTATGCTATAGGTACCTCCTAAAATGTAGGGACGACGATCTCCAGCCGTTATCACCAACACTAATTCCCCGATAATCGCAGCAAACGTTCAAGGGGCACTTTCTTTGTTTCACCATCTTTTCAGCCTTCCCTCCCTTTTCGATATTCATCATGCTATACACTCCTTACTGCCAAAGGTTATAATATTGGCTGATTAGGCTGTCTGCCTTCGTTTTTTGCAAGTTTGTTTTGTTAGGCAGAGACACATCCCTGGAATTCAGCTTTTCATCATACGACAATCCTTTCAGCAACATTCTCATTCCAGTTTGCTAGCAGGATCTTCTCCCTGTGTTCCTTTACTCTGACCGTAGTCATCTCGAGCTTGACGGCACCGATCAACCTGTACATCTCATTCAACGCAAAGGCCACCATGGGAGACGCCCCAAACAAGATCTCAATTACTATCTGC is a window of Aspergillus nidulans FGSC A4 chromosome VI DNA encoding:
- the lreA gene encoding GATA transcription factor LreA (transcript_id=CADANIAT00009602), giving the protein MANRDINDFGGFDDRQLPAIRSPDYIESNEESHIAHMATYTSSVPVGDYAYTMHNSMLAYDTANEGNSVSVSLGSESAFAYDVSTYPSSTTALNYDLNQFASLHSHAPGSDNASTYSSAQRHYWTQPHTSGGMVSSTQTLLSHPAQPSRAAEPSAAQKIPPGQLQDINPFPQASVSATSHRPIQPKSLAGKGARSEASRSSTPYPNVYSRSGYDMMGILAEVVSRDNPRIDLGPVDLSCAFVLCDLTMEDSPIVYVSHAFERLTGYNEKEIVGRNCRFLQSPDAKVEKGEPRKFVDSHTVSRLRSAVDRRSEIQVSIINYRKGGQPFLNLVTMIPVRWNAKDYYVGFQVDLVERPEAVTRRNSDGTYMIDYHRSQLPAYVVPAADMYRDGHVPTAMLSPRQVSVILNDFVKGQSSVAVNLFHHMLVENTDDLIFVLSFEGEFLYLSPSCQTVLEYKPNDLCGKTLSAICHPSDIGPVTRDMRTCTTGDPISILYRIRRKESGYTWFENHGGWHITQRGRQFMVLVGRLIPMYSPIQLANVESGGLAENDIWAKLSLSGIILFMSSKSRAVLGQPSDDLIGKRLQDFLVTDNFHSEPAVQQALETSRHNQQATFTHRIRHRKGHIISAQITLYPGDIVYGASKPAFLIAHLRFPRELQLQASTTEDQSNSQSQSQTSSDTGPGDYKTPQNQQQTAESHQKPHPNFPQPPTSSATLAVPSSASPNSAEPPTELGMHLFEELNPTRGSNWHFELRELEKQNRHLTDEAQRLLARRRKRKRKQSAAAMEKSCAMCGTRTTPEWRRGPSGNRDLCNSCGLRWAKQVRSAAAVHSQAKSGGEG